A stretch of DNA from Spirosoma endbachense:
TTTCTATGCTCAGAAAGCCCGTGCCGCCCTGGCTGTTCTACGCTACAAGTATTCCAGCGACGTTCGGGATCTCGACAAAGCGGTGCCCTTGCTGGAAAGCAGTGTCAAACACTACGCTGACCTGGTGAACCTGACAAAAGATACGTATCTGTATGCCAACAGTATGCAGACGAAACAACGTAAAATTCCCATGAGGGGCGTCGATGGCACCTATATAACCTGGCAGGAAATGTTGCCCGTTTATCAAAAAGAACTGAATCGGTTCAAACACGCTATCGACTCGCTGAAATCGACCAGCAATGCCGTCGCCAAACAGCCCGTTCCACTAAAACCAGCAACGGTCACGATCCAAAGCCCGCAGGTTGATGCCTATTCCCTGGAAAAAGGGCAACTTGTTTTTGCCGACACAACCGCTTCCATTACCGAGCTGGCCCCTGAACTCAAGCAGTTGAAGGGCCTAAAGTTTTCTAAAGCTAAGCAGCAATCCGAACGAACCAGCCTGACCTTTACGGCAACCCAGCCCGTAAAACTTCTGATCGGCTTTTTTAACGAAAAGAATCCGAAATACCTGCCTGCTCCCGAATTGGAAACCGATGCCAGTGCCAACGATTACGGCCAGTCGGAAATCAAAATCTCGAATGCCATTCTGGTTGGAGGATTACCGCCCGTCAACGTACATGCGTATTCGTTCAAGGCTGGGCAACACACGCTCAACTTAGGAAAAGGAGCCTGCCTGCTGCTTGGCTTTATGGATGGCAATCAGGAGATCCCGATTTTCGATGCCGGACTCGCAGGAAACAAGAAAAATATAGACTGGTTGTTTGAGTAACGAGCTCAAACAACCAGGCATCTGCGGTATTTTCAGCCTGGCTTCGTTTCCGGGCAAACGTTTCTTTACCAAACTGATAGATAAATGCCTGACCAGCTTTACGGGTATCCGTTTCGTTGGTATGAAATCTTCGGCCTGTTTCAGACTCGGCGTTCTGTCGAATACTCCCTTTATCCTGAAGTATTTTCTTTTGTAGGCAGCCGCAAACCGATAGCGGTGATTAATTGTGGTTTGTTCGGCCACAGCACACGGTATGCGTTACGTTGCGATAATCAGTTCGATTTCGTTATCGTGAAATACCTGCTTATGCTTCTCTTCAATACCTGCATCGGTGATGATGTAATCGATGAGCGATAAAGCCCCTAAACTGGCAAAGGCGCTTTTGCCAATTTTGGTTGAATCAGCGACCAGATAGGTTGTGTCGGCTGCATCGATCATTGCCTTTTTGACAACTAAGTCACTGATACTCGGGTAGGTAAGGCCAGATTTGAGTGATATGCCAGCGGTCGCCAGAAACAACTTCTGGACATTGATGCCCTTGAAGAAATCGGCCGCTTTCTGGCCGGTCAGCGATAGCGTAGGTGGCTTAAACTCACCGCCCGTCATAATCACTTCGATTCCCGGCTCTGCACCCAGAATCAGCGCAATATTCAGGGCATTGGTAATGACCGTCAGGTTCTTGTAGCCCCGCAGTTTTTTGGCGATTTCGGTTGTTGTCGATCCCGAATCCAGAATAATGCTATCACCACTTTCAATAAATTCCAGGCATTTAGTAGCGATTCGTTCTTTCCTATCGATGTTTTCCTGATTACCCAGTGAAAACGTACGCACCTGATCTTCAACGTTTTTCAGATAAGCTCCGCCATGTTCCTTGGTTACCAATCCGTCCTTTTCCAGCTTCTCCAGATCCTGACGAATCGTAACTTCCGTTACCTTAAAGATTTTGGCCAGATCGATGACCTTAGCGGAGCCATCTTCTTTCAATAATTCGAGTATTTTATCCCGACGTTGATTCGGCAGCATAATTCTGGTTTCGTTTCTAAAGTATCCAAAAGTAAGGAAAAGTTTTTTCCCTTTGCTATACTTCGTAAACACAACTAATCAATAGAAAA
This window harbors:
- a CDS encoding DeoR/GlpR family DNA-binding transcription regulator — encoded protein: MLPNQRRDKILELLKEDGSAKVIDLAKIFKVTEVTIRQDLEKLEKDGLVTKEHGGAYLKNVEDQVRTFSLGNQENIDRKERIATKCLEFIESGDSIILDSGSTTTEIAKKLRGYKNLTVITNALNIALILGAEPGIEVIMTGGEFKPPTLSLTGQKAADFFKGINVQKLFLATAGISLKSGLTYPSISDLVVKKAMIDAADTTYLVADSTKIGKSAFASLGALSLIDYIITDAGIEEKHKQVFHDNEIELIIAT